A part of Amphiprion ocellaris isolate individual 3 ecotype Okinawa chromosome 16, ASM2253959v1, whole genome shotgun sequence genomic DNA contains:
- the LOC111585242 gene encoding CSC1-like protein 2 isoform X1: protein MYQLLILVMAIWGVQGCSNSESCPTLPPNSTSRDYCYSARIRSTVLQGLPFGGVPTVLALDFMCFLGLLFVFSFLRKVAWDYGRLALVTDADSSDFFCVSAPHEPHRQDAYRESVASAMTSETPERYERLTSVSSSVDIEQRDTGFCSWLTAIFRIKDEEIREKCGEDAVHYLSFQRHIIGLLVVVGVLSVGIILPVNFSGNLLENNAYSFGRTTIANLDADNALLWLHTTFAFLYLLLTVYSMRRHTSKMHYKEDDLVKRTLFVNGISKYAEETELKQHFEQAYENCSVREARICYNVARLMYLNSERKKTERSKKFFLDLHAKEHVTTMINPKPCGHLCCCIIKGCEQEEAVSYYTKLEAQLKEDYRKEREKVNRKPLGMAFVTFQNESMTAIILKDFNACKCQGCHCRREPKSSQFSSKLHTHNWTVSYAPDPQNVYWEHLSVGGFSWWLRCLIINCVLFLLLFFLTTPAIIISTMDKFNVTKPVEYLNNPIITQFFPTLLLWSFSALLPTIVYYSAFFEAHWTRSGENRTTMHKCYTFLIFMVLLLPSLGLSSLDVFFRWLFDKRFLADAKVRFECVFLPDNGAFFVNYVIASAFIGNAMDLLRIPGLLMYMIRLCLARSAAERRNVKRHQAYEFQFGAAYAWMMCVFTVVMTYSITCPIIVPFGLMYMLLKHLADRYNMYYAYLPSKLDKKIHSGAVNQVVAAPILCLFWLLFFSTVRSGFSAATSMFTFVVLIITIIICLSHVCFGHFKYLSAHNYKIDSQDVDGMENGQPVCASAANKAAQMYIAQVLQDPNSEEGGSGSGEDDGQGSSQDEEIINVENGLNADFQSGEDSLIDNEVRH from the exons ATGTACCAATTGTTGATATTAGTAATGGCTATCTGGGGGGTGCAAGGATGCTCCAATTCAGAGAGCTGTCCGACACTGCCCCCCAACTCAACCTCCAGGGACTACTGTTACTCAGCTCGAATTCGCAGTACAGTACTACAGGGTTTGCCTTTTGGTGGAGTGCCGACTGTCCTTGCCCTTGACTTTATGTGCTTTTTG gggctgctgtttgtgttctcCTTCTTGAGAAAAGTAGCATGGGACTATGGGCGCCTCGCTCTGGTGACTGACGCTGACAG CTCGGACTTCTTCTGTGTGAGCGCGCCGCATGAGCCACACAGACAGGATGCTTACAGGGAGAG TGTGGCCTCTGCTATGACATCAGAGACACCTGAACGCTATGAGCGCCTCACCTCTGTTTCCAGTTCTGTGGACATagagcagagagacaca GGTTTCTGCTCCTGGCTAACTGCTATCTTCCGCATCAA GGATGAAGAGATAAGGGAGAAGTGTGGTGAGGATGCAGTGCATTACTTGTCCTTTCAGCGCCACATCATCGGCCTGCTGGTAGTGGTGGGCGTTCTCTCCGTGGGCATTATCTTGCCCGTTAACTTCTCGGGAAACCTACTAG aAAACAATGCCTATAGTTTTGGGCGAACCACTATAGCGAATCTGGATGCAGA TAATGCACTACTGTGGCTGCATACCACCTTCGCATTTCTCTACCTGTTACTGACGGTGTACAGCATGAGACGACACACGTCCAAGATGCACTACAAGGAGGATGACCTG GTGAAACGCACTTTATTTGTTAATGGAATCTCCAAATATGCAGAGGAGACTGAATTAAAGCAACACTTTGA GCAGGCATatgaaaactgcagtgtacGTGAAGCTCGCATCTGTTACAATGTGGCCAGGCTGATGTATCTCAACTCTGAAAG GAAGAAGACAGAGCGCAGCAAGAAATTCTTTCTCGACCTACACGCCAAGGAGCATGTTACCACCATGATCAACCCAAAGCCCTGTGGACACCTTTGCTGTTGCATCATTAAAGGCTGTGAACAG GAAGAAGCTGTAAGCTACTATACCAAGCTGGAGGCACAATTAAAAGAGGACTACaggaaggagagggagaaggtTAACAGGAAGCCTTTGGGCATGGCCTTTGTCACCTTCCAGAATGAGTCCATGACCGCCAT AATTTTAAAGGACTTTAATGCTTGCAAATGTCAGGGCTGTCACTGTCGACGCGAGCCCAAGAGCTCTCAGTTCAGCTccaagctgcacacacacaactggACTGTCAGCTATGCCCCTGATCCACAGAATGTTTACTG GGAGCATCTGTCAGTGGGAGGATTCTCCTGGTGGCTCCGCTGCTTGATCATCAACTGTGTCCTCTTCCTCCTACTCTTCTTCCTCACAACCCCAGCTATCATCATCTCCACCATGGACAAGTTTAATGTGACCAAGCCAGTGGAATACCTAAAT AATCCAATCATCACCCAGTTCTTCCCCACCCTTCTTCTGTGGTCGTTCTCTGCCTTGCTTCCTACTATTGTCTACTACTCTGCCTTCTTCGAAGCCCACTGGACCCG GTCAGGAGAGAACAGGACCACAATGCATAAATGCTACACTTTCTTGATCTTTATGGTCCTGCTACTGCCCTCCCTAGGACTCAGCAG CTTGGATGTTTTCTTCCGCTGGCTTTTTGACAAAAGATTCTTGGCAGATGCTAAAGTGAGATTTGA GTGTGTTTTCCTTCCTGACAATGGAGCCTTCTTTGTAAACTATGTCATTGCGTCTGCATTCATTGGTAACGCCATGGACCTGCTGAGGATCCCTGGTTTACTGATGTACATGATCCGCCTGTGCCTGGCTCGCTCTGCAGCTGAACGGAGGAACGTCAAAAGG CACCAAGCCTATGAGTTTCAGTTCGGTGCAGCTTATGCCTGGATGATGTGTGTCTTCACCGTGGTTATGACCTACAGCATCACCTGCCCAATTATTGTCCCTTTCG GGCTGATGTACATGCTGCTGAAACACCTAGCAGACAGGTACAACATGTACTATGCTTATCTGCCATCCAAACTGGACAAGAAGATCCATTCAGGAGCCGTCAACCAAGTGGTGGCTGCTCCGATTCTCTGCCTTTTTTGGCTTTTGTTCTTCTCCACTGTTCGCTCGG GGTTTTCAGCTGCCACATCCATGTttacatttgtggttttgatcatcACAATTATCATTTGCCTCTCTCACGTCTgctttggacattttaaatatcTCAGCGCCCACAACTACAAG ATTGACTCCCAAGACGTGGACGGAATGGAAAATGGACAGCCAGTGTGCGCTTCTGCTGCCAACAAGGCAGCg CAAATGTACATTGCTCAGGTACTTCAAGACCCAAATTCAGAGGAGGGTGGGTCAGGCAGTGGCGAGGACGATGGCCAGGGGTCCTCGCAGGACGAGGAAATAATCAATGTCGAAAATGGCCTTAATGCGGACTTCCAGTCTGGTGAGGACAGCCTCATTGATAATGAAGTTCGGCACTGA
- the LOC111585242 gene encoding CSC1-like protein 2 isoform X2 encodes MYQLLILVMAIWGVQGCSNSESCPTLPPNSTSRDYCYSARIRSTVLQGLPFGGVPTVLALDFMCFLGLLFVFSFLRKVAWDYGRLALVTDADSRRMDQRYSRLDDREYVASAMTSETPERYERLTSVSSSVDIEQRDTGFCSWLTAIFRIKDEEIREKCGEDAVHYLSFQRHIIGLLVVVGVLSVGIILPVNFSGNLLENNAYSFGRTTIANLDADNALLWLHTTFAFLYLLLTVYSMRRHTSKMHYKEDDLVKRTLFVNGISKYAEETELKQHFEQAYENCSVREARICYNVARLMYLNSERKKTERSKKFFLDLHAKEHVTTMINPKPCGHLCCCIIKGCEQEEAVSYYTKLEAQLKEDYRKEREKVNRKPLGMAFVTFQNESMTAIILKDFNACKCQGCHCRREPKSSQFSSKLHTHNWTVSYAPDPQNVYWEHLSVGGFSWWLRCLIINCVLFLLLFFLTTPAIIISTMDKFNVTKPVEYLNNPIITQFFPTLLLWSFSALLPTIVYYSAFFEAHWTRSGENRTTMHKCYTFLIFMVLLLPSLGLSSLDVFFRWLFDKRFLADAKVRFECVFLPDNGAFFVNYVIASAFIGNAMDLLRIPGLLMYMIRLCLARSAAERRNVKRHQAYEFQFGAAYAWMMCVFTVVMTYSITCPIIVPFGLMYMLLKHLADRYNMYYAYLPSKLDKKIHSGAVNQVVAAPILCLFWLLFFSTVRSGFSAATSMFTFVVLIITIIICLSHVCFGHFKYLSAHNYKIDSQDVDGMENGQPVCASAANKAAQMYIAQVLQDPNSEEGGSGSGEDDGQGSSQDEEIINVENGLNADFQSGEDSLIDNEVRH; translated from the exons ATGTACCAATTGTTGATATTAGTAATGGCTATCTGGGGGGTGCAAGGATGCTCCAATTCAGAGAGCTGTCCGACACTGCCCCCCAACTCAACCTCCAGGGACTACTGTTACTCAGCTCGAATTCGCAGTACAGTACTACAGGGTTTGCCTTTTGGTGGAGTGCCGACTGTCCTTGCCCTTGACTTTATGTGCTTTTTG gggctgctgtttgtgttctcCTTCTTGAGAAAAGTAGCATGGGACTATGGGCGCCTCGCTCTGGTGACTGACGCTGACAG cagaagAATGGATCAACGATACAGTCGCCTGGATGATCGGGAATA TGTGGCCTCTGCTATGACATCAGAGACACCTGAACGCTATGAGCGCCTCACCTCTGTTTCCAGTTCTGTGGACATagagcagagagacaca GGTTTCTGCTCCTGGCTAACTGCTATCTTCCGCATCAA GGATGAAGAGATAAGGGAGAAGTGTGGTGAGGATGCAGTGCATTACTTGTCCTTTCAGCGCCACATCATCGGCCTGCTGGTAGTGGTGGGCGTTCTCTCCGTGGGCATTATCTTGCCCGTTAACTTCTCGGGAAACCTACTAG aAAACAATGCCTATAGTTTTGGGCGAACCACTATAGCGAATCTGGATGCAGA TAATGCACTACTGTGGCTGCATACCACCTTCGCATTTCTCTACCTGTTACTGACGGTGTACAGCATGAGACGACACACGTCCAAGATGCACTACAAGGAGGATGACCTG GTGAAACGCACTTTATTTGTTAATGGAATCTCCAAATATGCAGAGGAGACTGAATTAAAGCAACACTTTGA GCAGGCATatgaaaactgcagtgtacGTGAAGCTCGCATCTGTTACAATGTGGCCAGGCTGATGTATCTCAACTCTGAAAG GAAGAAGACAGAGCGCAGCAAGAAATTCTTTCTCGACCTACACGCCAAGGAGCATGTTACCACCATGATCAACCCAAAGCCCTGTGGACACCTTTGCTGTTGCATCATTAAAGGCTGTGAACAG GAAGAAGCTGTAAGCTACTATACCAAGCTGGAGGCACAATTAAAAGAGGACTACaggaaggagagggagaaggtTAACAGGAAGCCTTTGGGCATGGCCTTTGTCACCTTCCAGAATGAGTCCATGACCGCCAT AATTTTAAAGGACTTTAATGCTTGCAAATGTCAGGGCTGTCACTGTCGACGCGAGCCCAAGAGCTCTCAGTTCAGCTccaagctgcacacacacaactggACTGTCAGCTATGCCCCTGATCCACAGAATGTTTACTG GGAGCATCTGTCAGTGGGAGGATTCTCCTGGTGGCTCCGCTGCTTGATCATCAACTGTGTCCTCTTCCTCCTACTCTTCTTCCTCACAACCCCAGCTATCATCATCTCCACCATGGACAAGTTTAATGTGACCAAGCCAGTGGAATACCTAAAT AATCCAATCATCACCCAGTTCTTCCCCACCCTTCTTCTGTGGTCGTTCTCTGCCTTGCTTCCTACTATTGTCTACTACTCTGCCTTCTTCGAAGCCCACTGGACCCG GTCAGGAGAGAACAGGACCACAATGCATAAATGCTACACTTTCTTGATCTTTATGGTCCTGCTACTGCCCTCCCTAGGACTCAGCAG CTTGGATGTTTTCTTCCGCTGGCTTTTTGACAAAAGATTCTTGGCAGATGCTAAAGTGAGATTTGA GTGTGTTTTCCTTCCTGACAATGGAGCCTTCTTTGTAAACTATGTCATTGCGTCTGCATTCATTGGTAACGCCATGGACCTGCTGAGGATCCCTGGTTTACTGATGTACATGATCCGCCTGTGCCTGGCTCGCTCTGCAGCTGAACGGAGGAACGTCAAAAGG CACCAAGCCTATGAGTTTCAGTTCGGTGCAGCTTATGCCTGGATGATGTGTGTCTTCACCGTGGTTATGACCTACAGCATCACCTGCCCAATTATTGTCCCTTTCG GGCTGATGTACATGCTGCTGAAACACCTAGCAGACAGGTACAACATGTACTATGCTTATCTGCCATCCAAACTGGACAAGAAGATCCATTCAGGAGCCGTCAACCAAGTGGTGGCTGCTCCGATTCTCTGCCTTTTTTGGCTTTTGTTCTTCTCCACTGTTCGCTCGG GGTTTTCAGCTGCCACATCCATGTttacatttgtggttttgatcatcACAATTATCATTTGCCTCTCTCACGTCTgctttggacattttaaatatcTCAGCGCCCACAACTACAAG ATTGACTCCCAAGACGTGGACGGAATGGAAAATGGACAGCCAGTGTGCGCTTCTGCTGCCAACAAGGCAGCg CAAATGTACATTGCTCAGGTACTTCAAGACCCAAATTCAGAGGAGGGTGGGTCAGGCAGTGGCGAGGACGATGGCCAGGGGTCCTCGCAGGACGAGGAAATAATCAATGTCGAAAATGGCCTTAATGCGGACTTCCAGTCTGGTGAGGACAGCCTCATTGATAATGAAGTTCGGCACTGA
- the LOC111585242 gene encoding CSC1-like protein 2 isoform X3 → MYQLLILVMAIWGVQGCSNSESCPTLPPNSTSRDYCYSARIRSTVLQGLPFGGVPTVLALDFMCFLGLLFVFSFLRKVAWDYGRLALVTDADRRMDQRYSRLDDREYVASAMTSETPERYERLTSVSSSVDIEQRDTGFCSWLTAIFRIKDEEIREKCGEDAVHYLSFQRHIIGLLVVVGVLSVGIILPVNFSGNLLENNAYSFGRTTIANLDADNALLWLHTTFAFLYLLLTVYSMRRHTSKMHYKEDDLVKRTLFVNGISKYAEETELKQHFEQAYENCSVREARICYNVARLMYLNSERKKTERSKKFFLDLHAKEHVTTMINPKPCGHLCCCIIKGCEQEEAVSYYTKLEAQLKEDYRKEREKVNRKPLGMAFVTFQNESMTAIILKDFNACKCQGCHCRREPKSSQFSSKLHTHNWTVSYAPDPQNVYWEHLSVGGFSWWLRCLIINCVLFLLLFFLTTPAIIISTMDKFNVTKPVEYLNNPIITQFFPTLLLWSFSALLPTIVYYSAFFEAHWTRSGENRTTMHKCYTFLIFMVLLLPSLGLSSLDVFFRWLFDKRFLADAKVRFECVFLPDNGAFFVNYVIASAFIGNAMDLLRIPGLLMYMIRLCLARSAAERRNVKRHQAYEFQFGAAYAWMMCVFTVVMTYSITCPIIVPFGLMYMLLKHLADRYNMYYAYLPSKLDKKIHSGAVNQVVAAPILCLFWLLFFSTVRSGFSAATSMFTFVVLIITIIICLSHVCFGHFKYLSAHNYKIDSQDVDGMENGQPVCASAANKAAQMYIAQVLQDPNSEEGGSGSGEDDGQGSSQDEEIINVENGLNADFQSGEDSLIDNEVRH, encoded by the exons ATGTACCAATTGTTGATATTAGTAATGGCTATCTGGGGGGTGCAAGGATGCTCCAATTCAGAGAGCTGTCCGACACTGCCCCCCAACTCAACCTCCAGGGACTACTGTTACTCAGCTCGAATTCGCAGTACAGTACTACAGGGTTTGCCTTTTGGTGGAGTGCCGACTGTCCTTGCCCTTGACTTTATGTGCTTTTTG gggctgctgtttgtgttctcCTTCTTGAGAAAAGTAGCATGGGACTATGGGCGCCTCGCTCTGGTGACTGACGCTGACAG aagAATGGATCAACGATACAGTCGCCTGGATGATCGGGAATA TGTGGCCTCTGCTATGACATCAGAGACACCTGAACGCTATGAGCGCCTCACCTCTGTTTCCAGTTCTGTGGACATagagcagagagacaca GGTTTCTGCTCCTGGCTAACTGCTATCTTCCGCATCAA GGATGAAGAGATAAGGGAGAAGTGTGGTGAGGATGCAGTGCATTACTTGTCCTTTCAGCGCCACATCATCGGCCTGCTGGTAGTGGTGGGCGTTCTCTCCGTGGGCATTATCTTGCCCGTTAACTTCTCGGGAAACCTACTAG aAAACAATGCCTATAGTTTTGGGCGAACCACTATAGCGAATCTGGATGCAGA TAATGCACTACTGTGGCTGCATACCACCTTCGCATTTCTCTACCTGTTACTGACGGTGTACAGCATGAGACGACACACGTCCAAGATGCACTACAAGGAGGATGACCTG GTGAAACGCACTTTATTTGTTAATGGAATCTCCAAATATGCAGAGGAGACTGAATTAAAGCAACACTTTGA GCAGGCATatgaaaactgcagtgtacGTGAAGCTCGCATCTGTTACAATGTGGCCAGGCTGATGTATCTCAACTCTGAAAG GAAGAAGACAGAGCGCAGCAAGAAATTCTTTCTCGACCTACACGCCAAGGAGCATGTTACCACCATGATCAACCCAAAGCCCTGTGGACACCTTTGCTGTTGCATCATTAAAGGCTGTGAACAG GAAGAAGCTGTAAGCTACTATACCAAGCTGGAGGCACAATTAAAAGAGGACTACaggaaggagagggagaaggtTAACAGGAAGCCTTTGGGCATGGCCTTTGTCACCTTCCAGAATGAGTCCATGACCGCCAT AATTTTAAAGGACTTTAATGCTTGCAAATGTCAGGGCTGTCACTGTCGACGCGAGCCCAAGAGCTCTCAGTTCAGCTccaagctgcacacacacaactggACTGTCAGCTATGCCCCTGATCCACAGAATGTTTACTG GGAGCATCTGTCAGTGGGAGGATTCTCCTGGTGGCTCCGCTGCTTGATCATCAACTGTGTCCTCTTCCTCCTACTCTTCTTCCTCACAACCCCAGCTATCATCATCTCCACCATGGACAAGTTTAATGTGACCAAGCCAGTGGAATACCTAAAT AATCCAATCATCACCCAGTTCTTCCCCACCCTTCTTCTGTGGTCGTTCTCTGCCTTGCTTCCTACTATTGTCTACTACTCTGCCTTCTTCGAAGCCCACTGGACCCG GTCAGGAGAGAACAGGACCACAATGCATAAATGCTACACTTTCTTGATCTTTATGGTCCTGCTACTGCCCTCCCTAGGACTCAGCAG CTTGGATGTTTTCTTCCGCTGGCTTTTTGACAAAAGATTCTTGGCAGATGCTAAAGTGAGATTTGA GTGTGTTTTCCTTCCTGACAATGGAGCCTTCTTTGTAAACTATGTCATTGCGTCTGCATTCATTGGTAACGCCATGGACCTGCTGAGGATCCCTGGTTTACTGATGTACATGATCCGCCTGTGCCTGGCTCGCTCTGCAGCTGAACGGAGGAACGTCAAAAGG CACCAAGCCTATGAGTTTCAGTTCGGTGCAGCTTATGCCTGGATGATGTGTGTCTTCACCGTGGTTATGACCTACAGCATCACCTGCCCAATTATTGTCCCTTTCG GGCTGATGTACATGCTGCTGAAACACCTAGCAGACAGGTACAACATGTACTATGCTTATCTGCCATCCAAACTGGACAAGAAGATCCATTCAGGAGCCGTCAACCAAGTGGTGGCTGCTCCGATTCTCTGCCTTTTTTGGCTTTTGTTCTTCTCCACTGTTCGCTCGG GGTTTTCAGCTGCCACATCCATGTttacatttgtggttttgatcatcACAATTATCATTTGCCTCTCTCACGTCTgctttggacattttaaatatcTCAGCGCCCACAACTACAAG ATTGACTCCCAAGACGTGGACGGAATGGAAAATGGACAGCCAGTGTGCGCTTCTGCTGCCAACAAGGCAGCg CAAATGTACATTGCTCAGGTACTTCAAGACCCAAATTCAGAGGAGGGTGGGTCAGGCAGTGGCGAGGACGATGGCCAGGGGTCCTCGCAGGACGAGGAAATAATCAATGTCGAAAATGGCCTTAATGCGGACTTCCAGTCTGGTGAGGACAGCCTCATTGATAATGAAGTTCGGCACTGA
- the LOC111585242 gene encoding CSC1-like protein 2 isoform X4 produces the protein MYQLLILVMAIWGVQGCSNSESCPTLPPNSTSRDYCYSARIRSTVLQGLPFGGVPTVLALDFMCFLGLLFVFSFLRKVAWDYGRLALVTDADSVASAMTSETPERYERLTSVSSSVDIEQRDTGFCSWLTAIFRIKDEEIREKCGEDAVHYLSFQRHIIGLLVVVGVLSVGIILPVNFSGNLLENNAYSFGRTTIANLDADNALLWLHTTFAFLYLLLTVYSMRRHTSKMHYKEDDLVKRTLFVNGISKYAEETELKQHFEQAYENCSVREARICYNVARLMYLNSERKKTERSKKFFLDLHAKEHVTTMINPKPCGHLCCCIIKGCEQEEAVSYYTKLEAQLKEDYRKEREKVNRKPLGMAFVTFQNESMTAIILKDFNACKCQGCHCRREPKSSQFSSKLHTHNWTVSYAPDPQNVYWEHLSVGGFSWWLRCLIINCVLFLLLFFLTTPAIIISTMDKFNVTKPVEYLNNPIITQFFPTLLLWSFSALLPTIVYYSAFFEAHWTRSGENRTTMHKCYTFLIFMVLLLPSLGLSSLDVFFRWLFDKRFLADAKVRFECVFLPDNGAFFVNYVIASAFIGNAMDLLRIPGLLMYMIRLCLARSAAERRNVKRHQAYEFQFGAAYAWMMCVFTVVMTYSITCPIIVPFGLMYMLLKHLADRYNMYYAYLPSKLDKKIHSGAVNQVVAAPILCLFWLLFFSTVRSGFSAATSMFTFVVLIITIIICLSHVCFGHFKYLSAHNYKIDSQDVDGMENGQPVCASAANKAAQMYIAQVLQDPNSEEGGSGSGEDDGQGSSQDEEIINVENGLNADFQSGEDSLIDNEVRH, from the exons ATGTACCAATTGTTGATATTAGTAATGGCTATCTGGGGGGTGCAAGGATGCTCCAATTCAGAGAGCTGTCCGACACTGCCCCCCAACTCAACCTCCAGGGACTACTGTTACTCAGCTCGAATTCGCAGTACAGTACTACAGGGTTTGCCTTTTGGTGGAGTGCCGACTGTCCTTGCCCTTGACTTTATGTGCTTTTTG gggctgctgtttgtgttctcCTTCTTGAGAAAAGTAGCATGGGACTATGGGCGCCTCGCTCTGGTGACTGACGCTGACAG TGTGGCCTCTGCTATGACATCAGAGACACCTGAACGCTATGAGCGCCTCACCTCTGTTTCCAGTTCTGTGGACATagagcagagagacaca GGTTTCTGCTCCTGGCTAACTGCTATCTTCCGCATCAA GGATGAAGAGATAAGGGAGAAGTGTGGTGAGGATGCAGTGCATTACTTGTCCTTTCAGCGCCACATCATCGGCCTGCTGGTAGTGGTGGGCGTTCTCTCCGTGGGCATTATCTTGCCCGTTAACTTCTCGGGAAACCTACTAG aAAACAATGCCTATAGTTTTGGGCGAACCACTATAGCGAATCTGGATGCAGA TAATGCACTACTGTGGCTGCATACCACCTTCGCATTTCTCTACCTGTTACTGACGGTGTACAGCATGAGACGACACACGTCCAAGATGCACTACAAGGAGGATGACCTG GTGAAACGCACTTTATTTGTTAATGGAATCTCCAAATATGCAGAGGAGACTGAATTAAAGCAACACTTTGA GCAGGCATatgaaaactgcagtgtacGTGAAGCTCGCATCTGTTACAATGTGGCCAGGCTGATGTATCTCAACTCTGAAAG GAAGAAGACAGAGCGCAGCAAGAAATTCTTTCTCGACCTACACGCCAAGGAGCATGTTACCACCATGATCAACCCAAAGCCCTGTGGACACCTTTGCTGTTGCATCATTAAAGGCTGTGAACAG GAAGAAGCTGTAAGCTACTATACCAAGCTGGAGGCACAATTAAAAGAGGACTACaggaaggagagggagaaggtTAACAGGAAGCCTTTGGGCATGGCCTTTGTCACCTTCCAGAATGAGTCCATGACCGCCAT AATTTTAAAGGACTTTAATGCTTGCAAATGTCAGGGCTGTCACTGTCGACGCGAGCCCAAGAGCTCTCAGTTCAGCTccaagctgcacacacacaactggACTGTCAGCTATGCCCCTGATCCACAGAATGTTTACTG GGAGCATCTGTCAGTGGGAGGATTCTCCTGGTGGCTCCGCTGCTTGATCATCAACTGTGTCCTCTTCCTCCTACTCTTCTTCCTCACAACCCCAGCTATCATCATCTCCACCATGGACAAGTTTAATGTGACCAAGCCAGTGGAATACCTAAAT AATCCAATCATCACCCAGTTCTTCCCCACCCTTCTTCTGTGGTCGTTCTCTGCCTTGCTTCCTACTATTGTCTACTACTCTGCCTTCTTCGAAGCCCACTGGACCCG GTCAGGAGAGAACAGGACCACAATGCATAAATGCTACACTTTCTTGATCTTTATGGTCCTGCTACTGCCCTCCCTAGGACTCAGCAG CTTGGATGTTTTCTTCCGCTGGCTTTTTGACAAAAGATTCTTGGCAGATGCTAAAGTGAGATTTGA GTGTGTTTTCCTTCCTGACAATGGAGCCTTCTTTGTAAACTATGTCATTGCGTCTGCATTCATTGGTAACGCCATGGACCTGCTGAGGATCCCTGGTTTACTGATGTACATGATCCGCCTGTGCCTGGCTCGCTCTGCAGCTGAACGGAGGAACGTCAAAAGG CACCAAGCCTATGAGTTTCAGTTCGGTGCAGCTTATGCCTGGATGATGTGTGTCTTCACCGTGGTTATGACCTACAGCATCACCTGCCCAATTATTGTCCCTTTCG GGCTGATGTACATGCTGCTGAAACACCTAGCAGACAGGTACAACATGTACTATGCTTATCTGCCATCCAAACTGGACAAGAAGATCCATTCAGGAGCCGTCAACCAAGTGGTGGCTGCTCCGATTCTCTGCCTTTTTTGGCTTTTGTTCTTCTCCACTGTTCGCTCGG GGTTTTCAGCTGCCACATCCATGTttacatttgtggttttgatcatcACAATTATCATTTGCCTCTCTCACGTCTgctttggacattttaaatatcTCAGCGCCCACAACTACAAG ATTGACTCCCAAGACGTGGACGGAATGGAAAATGGACAGCCAGTGTGCGCTTCTGCTGCCAACAAGGCAGCg CAAATGTACATTGCTCAGGTACTTCAAGACCCAAATTCAGAGGAGGGTGGGTCAGGCAGTGGCGAGGACGATGGCCAGGGGTCCTCGCAGGACGAGGAAATAATCAATGTCGAAAATGGCCTTAATGCGGACTTCCAGTCTGGTGAGGACAGCCTCATTGATAATGAAGTTCGGCACTGA